One genomic segment of Oncorhynchus masou masou isolate Uvic2021 unplaced genomic scaffold, UVic_Omas_1.1 unplaced_scaffold_2092, whole genome shotgun sequence includes these proteins:
- the LOC135532897 gene encoding transforming acidic coiled-coil-containing protein 1-like isoform X4 gives MMQCTSDYIPRMMISDSEGNFETPMAESPGLQNDLTQLDNSADKALTRDDGQLTPRAFLDRNSNQDVYPASLQEVQDALNNLNSPSPSQSRAGLDQNLNLMFTSRPGEDGLSPSPLHQHRALRPPSLPVHNPPVPADFEDLAPMTSDPNGNINSHPNSLTPEMDRPEDSDRQSPRKSTGITTAEQVRFLCMTLNSCKVKKLDNQTPLQNTCRQEIDHGEGHATDEEKLASTAGVRADRDHNETELGVSDRSEESDCCSMYEDTCQLKNAKLGGSDTEKKTGSEVLDSICISEAEKMTVLTLIRGEIITKEMEANDWRRKYEDSRQEVMEMRKIVAEYEKTIAQMIEDEQRNTMSSQKSLQAVSMEKESALTDLNSVERSLSDMFRRYENMKSTLDGFKKNEEVLKKCAQEYLARVKQEEQRYQTLKLHAEEKLDKANEDIAQVRSKASSESVALTASLRKEQMRVESLEKALQQKTEEIEELTKICDELIAKMGRTD, from the exons ATGATGCAATGCACTTCAGACTACATCCCCAGGATGATGAT ttCAGATTCAGAAGGGAACTTTGAGACACCAATGGCGGAGTCTCCAGGTCTGCAGAATGACCTGACCCAGCTGGATAACTCTGCCGACAAAG cccTCACCAGAGATGACGGACAGCTGACGCCCCGTGCCTTCCTGGACAGGAACTCCAATCAGGATGTTTATCCCGCCTCCctccaggaagtccaggatgccCTGAACAACCTCaatagcccctccccctcccagagCAGAGCAGGTTTGGACCAGAACCTGAACCTGATGTTTACCTCCAGACCTGGAGAAGATGGTCTCTCCCCGTCCCCTCTGCATCAGCACCGCGCCCTACGTCCCCCCTCGCTCCCCGTCCACAACCCCCCCGTCCCCGCTGATTTTGAGGATCTCGCTCCTATGACCTCTGACCCCAATGGCAACATCAACTCTCACCCCAACAGCCTGACTCCTGAAATGGACAGACCAGAggactcagacagacagtcacctaGGAAGAGCACAGGCATCAC GACTGCTGAGCAGGTCCGTTTCCTCTGTATGACGCT GAACTCCTGTAAAGTGAAGAAGCTGGACAACCAGACTCCATTACAGAACACCTGCAGACAG gagaTTGACCACGGCGAGGGCCACGCCACAGATGAGGAGAAGCTAGCCAGCACAGCAGgagtcagagcagacagagaTCACAATG AGACAGAACTGGGTGTGTCAGACAGATCAGAGGAGTCAGACTGCTGTTCTATG tatgaggacacctgcCAGCTGAAGAACGCCAAGCTGGGAGGAAGTGACACGGAGAAGAAGACAGGAAGTGAGGTTCTAGACTCAATTTGCATCAGCGAGGCAGAGAAGATGACTGTTCTCACCCTCATCAGAGGGGAG ATCATCACTAAGGAGATGGAGGCCAATGACTGGAGGAGGAAGTATGAGGACAGCAGACAGGAAGTCATGGAGATGAG AAAGATAGTGGCAGAGTATGAGAAGACCATCGCCCAGATGATTG agGACGAACAGCGCAACACCATGAGCTCCCAGAAGTCTTTGCAGGCTGTAAGCATGGAGAAGGAGTCGGCACTAACAGACCTGAACTCAGTAGAGCGCTCGCTGTCCGATATGTTCCGCCGCTACGAGAACATGAAGAGCACCCTGGACGGCTTTAAGAAG AATGAGGAGGTGTTGAAGAAGTGTGCTCAGGAGTATCTGGCCAGAGTCaagcaggaggagcagagataCCAGACACTCAAACTCCACGCCGAGGAGAAACTAGACAA GGCTAATGAGGACATAGCCCAGGTACGCAGCAAGGCCAGCTCTGAGAGTGTTGCTCTGACCGCCAGCCTGAGGAAGGAGCAGATGAGGGTAGAGTCTCTGGAGAAAGCTCTGCAGCAAAAG ACCGAGGAGATCGAGGAGCTCACCAAGATCTGTGATGAGCTCATAGCAAAGATGGGcagaacagactga
- the LOC135532897 gene encoding transforming acidic coiled-coil-containing protein 1-like isoform X2 — protein sequence MSWGSLLSPVQWAKWTWSAVRGGGEEDDGGPRTKDEGGNSDSEGNFETPMAESPGLQNDLTQLDNSADKALTRDDGQLTPRAFLDRNSNQDVYPASLQEVQDALNNLNSPSPSQSRAGLDQNLNLMFTSRPGEDGLSPSPLHQHRALRPPSLPVHNPPVPADFEDLAPMTSDPNGNINSHPNSLTPEMDRPEDSDRQSPRKSTGITNSCKVKKLDNQTPLQNTCRQEIDHGEGHATDEEKLASTAGVRADRDHNETELGVSDRSEESDCCSMYEDTCQLKNAKLGGSDTEKKTGSEVLDSICISEAEKMTVLTLIRGEIITKEMEANDWRRKYEDSRQEVMEMRKIVAEYEKTIAQMIEDEQRNTMSSQKSLQAVSMEKESALTDLNSVERSLSDMFRRYENMKSTLDGFKKNEEVLKKCAQEYLARVKQEEQRYQTLKLHAEEKLDKANEDIAQVRSKASSESVALTASLRKEQMRVESLEKALQQKTEEIEELTKICDELIAKMGRTD from the exons ATGTCCTGGGGGTCTCTGCTGTCTCCGGTCCAGTGGGCCAAATGGACCTGGTCAGCTGTacggggaggaggggaggaggacgaCGGAGGGCCCAGAACCAAGGATGAAGGGGGAAA ttCAGATTCAGAAGGGAACTTTGAGACACCAATGGCGGAGTCTCCAGGTCTGCAGAATGACCTGACCCAGCTGGATAACTCTGCCGACAAAG cccTCACCAGAGATGACGGACAGCTGACGCCCCGTGCCTTCCTGGACAGGAACTCCAATCAGGATGTTTATCCCGCCTCCctccaggaagtccaggatgccCTGAACAACCTCaatagcccctccccctcccagagCAGAGCAGGTTTGGACCAGAACCTGAACCTGATGTTTACCTCCAGACCTGGAGAAGATGGTCTCTCCCCGTCCCCTCTGCATCAGCACCGCGCCCTACGTCCCCCCTCGCTCCCCGTCCACAACCCCCCCGTCCCCGCTGATTTTGAGGATCTCGCTCCTATGACCTCTGACCCCAATGGCAACATCAACTCTCACCCCAACAGCCTGACTCCTGAAATGGACAGACCAGAggactcagacagacagtcacctaGGAAGAGCACAGGCATCAC GAACTCCTGTAAAGTGAAGAAGCTGGACAACCAGACTCCATTACAGAACACCTGCAGACAG gagaTTGACCACGGCGAGGGCCACGCCACAGATGAGGAGAAGCTAGCCAGCACAGCAGgagtcagagcagacagagaTCACAATG AGACAGAACTGGGTGTGTCAGACAGATCAGAGGAGTCAGACTGCTGTTCTATG tatgaggacacctgcCAGCTGAAGAACGCCAAGCTGGGAGGAAGTGACACGGAGAAGAAGACAGGAAGTGAGGTTCTAGACTCAATTTGCATCAGCGAGGCAGAGAAGATGACTGTTCTCACCCTCATCAGAGGGGAG ATCATCACTAAGGAGATGGAGGCCAATGACTGGAGGAGGAAGTATGAGGACAGCAGACAGGAAGTCATGGAGATGAG AAAGATAGTGGCAGAGTATGAGAAGACCATCGCCCAGATGATTG agGACGAACAGCGCAACACCATGAGCTCCCAGAAGTCTTTGCAGGCTGTAAGCATGGAGAAGGAGTCGGCACTAACAGACCTGAACTCAGTAGAGCGCTCGCTGTCCGATATGTTCCGCCGCTACGAGAACATGAAGAGCACCCTGGACGGCTTTAAGAAG AATGAGGAGGTGTTGAAGAAGTGTGCTCAGGAGTATCTGGCCAGAGTCaagcaggaggagcagagataCCAGACACTCAAACTCCACGCCGAGGAGAAACTAGACAA GGCTAATGAGGACATAGCCCAGGTACGCAGCAAGGCCAGCTCTGAGAGTGTTGCTCTGACCGCCAGCCTGAGGAAGGAGCAGATGAGGGTAGAGTCTCTGGAGAAAGCTCTGCAGCAAAAG ACCGAGGAGATCGAGGAGCTCACCAAGATCTGTGATGAGCTCATAGCAAAGATGGGcagaacagactga
- the LOC135532897 gene encoding transforming acidic coiled-coil-containing protein 1-like isoform X1: MSWGSLLSPVQWAKWTWSAVRGGGEEDDGGPRTKDEGGNSDSEGNFETPMAESPGLQNDLTQLDNSADKALTRDDGQLTPRAFLDRNSNQDVYPASLQEVQDALNNLNSPSPSQSRAGLDQNLNLMFTSRPGEDGLSPSPLHQHRALRPPSLPVHNPPVPADFEDLAPMTSDPNGNINSHPNSLTPEMDRPEDSDRQSPRKSTGITTAEQVRFLCMTLNSCKVKKLDNQTPLQNTCRQEIDHGEGHATDEEKLASTAGVRADRDHNETELGVSDRSEESDCCSMYEDTCQLKNAKLGGSDTEKKTGSEVLDSICISEAEKMTVLTLIRGEIITKEMEANDWRRKYEDSRQEVMEMRKIVAEYEKTIAQMIEDEQRNTMSSQKSLQAVSMEKESALTDLNSVERSLSDMFRRYENMKSTLDGFKKNEEVLKKCAQEYLARVKQEEQRYQTLKLHAEEKLDKANEDIAQVRSKASSESVALTASLRKEQMRVESLEKALQQKTEEIEELTKICDELIAKMGRTD; encoded by the exons ATGTCCTGGGGGTCTCTGCTGTCTCCGGTCCAGTGGGCCAAATGGACCTGGTCAGCTGTacggggaggaggggaggaggacgaCGGAGGGCCCAGAACCAAGGATGAAGGGGGAAA ttCAGATTCAGAAGGGAACTTTGAGACACCAATGGCGGAGTCTCCAGGTCTGCAGAATGACCTGACCCAGCTGGATAACTCTGCCGACAAAG cccTCACCAGAGATGACGGACAGCTGACGCCCCGTGCCTTCCTGGACAGGAACTCCAATCAGGATGTTTATCCCGCCTCCctccaggaagtccaggatgccCTGAACAACCTCaatagcccctccccctcccagagCAGAGCAGGTTTGGACCAGAACCTGAACCTGATGTTTACCTCCAGACCTGGAGAAGATGGTCTCTCCCCGTCCCCTCTGCATCAGCACCGCGCCCTACGTCCCCCCTCGCTCCCCGTCCACAACCCCCCCGTCCCCGCTGATTTTGAGGATCTCGCTCCTATGACCTCTGACCCCAATGGCAACATCAACTCTCACCCCAACAGCCTGACTCCTGAAATGGACAGACCAGAggactcagacagacagtcacctaGGAAGAGCACAGGCATCAC GACTGCTGAGCAGGTCCGTTTCCTCTGTATGACGCT GAACTCCTGTAAAGTGAAGAAGCTGGACAACCAGACTCCATTACAGAACACCTGCAGACAG gagaTTGACCACGGCGAGGGCCACGCCACAGATGAGGAGAAGCTAGCCAGCACAGCAGgagtcagagcagacagagaTCACAATG AGACAGAACTGGGTGTGTCAGACAGATCAGAGGAGTCAGACTGCTGTTCTATG tatgaggacacctgcCAGCTGAAGAACGCCAAGCTGGGAGGAAGTGACACGGAGAAGAAGACAGGAAGTGAGGTTCTAGACTCAATTTGCATCAGCGAGGCAGAGAAGATGACTGTTCTCACCCTCATCAGAGGGGAG ATCATCACTAAGGAGATGGAGGCCAATGACTGGAGGAGGAAGTATGAGGACAGCAGACAGGAAGTCATGGAGATGAG AAAGATAGTGGCAGAGTATGAGAAGACCATCGCCCAGATGATTG agGACGAACAGCGCAACACCATGAGCTCCCAGAAGTCTTTGCAGGCTGTAAGCATGGAGAAGGAGTCGGCACTAACAGACCTGAACTCAGTAGAGCGCTCGCTGTCCGATATGTTCCGCCGCTACGAGAACATGAAGAGCACCCTGGACGGCTTTAAGAAG AATGAGGAGGTGTTGAAGAAGTGTGCTCAGGAGTATCTGGCCAGAGTCaagcaggaggagcagagataCCAGACACTCAAACTCCACGCCGAGGAGAAACTAGACAA GGCTAATGAGGACATAGCCCAGGTACGCAGCAAGGCCAGCTCTGAGAGTGTTGCTCTGACCGCCAGCCTGAGGAAGGAGCAGATGAGGGTAGAGTCTCTGGAGAAAGCTCTGCAGCAAAAG ACCGAGGAGATCGAGGAGCTCACCAAGATCTGTGATGAGCTCATAGCAAAGATGGGcagaacagactga
- the LOC135532897 gene encoding transforming acidic coiled-coil-containing protein 1-like isoform X5: MAESPGLQNDLTQLDNSADKALTRDDGQLTPRAFLDRNSNQDVYPASLQEVQDALNNLNSPSPSQSRAGLDQNLNLMFTSRPGEDGLSPSPLHQHRALRPPSLPVHNPPVPADFEDLAPMTSDPNGNINSHPNSLTPEMDRPEDSDRQSPRKSTGITTAEQVRFLCMTLNSCKVKKLDNQTPLQNTCRQEIDHGEGHATDEEKLASTAGVRADRDHNETELGVSDRSEESDCCSMYEDTCQLKNAKLGGSDTEKKTGSEVLDSICISEAEKMTVLTLIRGEIITKEMEANDWRRKYEDSRQEVMEMRKIVAEYEKTIAQMIEDEQRNTMSSQKSLQAVSMEKESALTDLNSVERSLSDMFRRYENMKSTLDGFKKNEEVLKKCAQEYLARVKQEEQRYQTLKLHAEEKLDKANEDIAQVRSKASSESVALTASLRKEQMRVESLEKALQQKTEEIEELTKICDELIAKMGRTD; the protein is encoded by the exons ATGGCGGAGTCTCCAGGTCTGCAGAATGACCTGACCCAGCTGGATAACTCTGCCGACAAAG cccTCACCAGAGATGACGGACAGCTGACGCCCCGTGCCTTCCTGGACAGGAACTCCAATCAGGATGTTTATCCCGCCTCCctccaggaagtccaggatgccCTGAACAACCTCaatagcccctccccctcccagagCAGAGCAGGTTTGGACCAGAACCTGAACCTGATGTTTACCTCCAGACCTGGAGAAGATGGTCTCTCCCCGTCCCCTCTGCATCAGCACCGCGCCCTACGTCCCCCCTCGCTCCCCGTCCACAACCCCCCCGTCCCCGCTGATTTTGAGGATCTCGCTCCTATGACCTCTGACCCCAATGGCAACATCAACTCTCACCCCAACAGCCTGACTCCTGAAATGGACAGACCAGAggactcagacagacagtcacctaGGAAGAGCACAGGCATCAC GACTGCTGAGCAGGTCCGTTTCCTCTGTATGACGCT GAACTCCTGTAAAGTGAAGAAGCTGGACAACCAGACTCCATTACAGAACACCTGCAGACAG gagaTTGACCACGGCGAGGGCCACGCCACAGATGAGGAGAAGCTAGCCAGCACAGCAGgagtcagagcagacagagaTCACAATG AGACAGAACTGGGTGTGTCAGACAGATCAGAGGAGTCAGACTGCTGTTCTATG tatgaggacacctgcCAGCTGAAGAACGCCAAGCTGGGAGGAAGTGACACGGAGAAGAAGACAGGAAGTGAGGTTCTAGACTCAATTTGCATCAGCGAGGCAGAGAAGATGACTGTTCTCACCCTCATCAGAGGGGAG ATCATCACTAAGGAGATGGAGGCCAATGACTGGAGGAGGAAGTATGAGGACAGCAGACAGGAAGTCATGGAGATGAG AAAGATAGTGGCAGAGTATGAGAAGACCATCGCCCAGATGATTG agGACGAACAGCGCAACACCATGAGCTCCCAGAAGTCTTTGCAGGCTGTAAGCATGGAGAAGGAGTCGGCACTAACAGACCTGAACTCAGTAGAGCGCTCGCTGTCCGATATGTTCCGCCGCTACGAGAACATGAAGAGCACCCTGGACGGCTTTAAGAAG AATGAGGAGGTGTTGAAGAAGTGTGCTCAGGAGTATCTGGCCAGAGTCaagcaggaggagcagagataCCAGACACTCAAACTCCACGCCGAGGAGAAACTAGACAA GGCTAATGAGGACATAGCCCAGGTACGCAGCAAGGCCAGCTCTGAGAGTGTTGCTCTGACCGCCAGCCTGAGGAAGGAGCAGATGAGGGTAGAGTCTCTGGAGAAAGCTCTGCAGCAAAAG ACCGAGGAGATCGAGGAGCTCACCAAGATCTGTGATGAGCTCATAGCAAAGATGGGcagaacagactga
- the LOC135532897 gene encoding transforming acidic coiled-coil-containing protein 1-like isoform X3, translating to MGGSLSQHRKNSFGSPRKKSSISDSEGNFETPMAESPGLQNDLTQLDNSADKALTRDDGQLTPRAFLDRNSNQDVYPASLQEVQDALNNLNSPSPSQSRAGLDQNLNLMFTSRPGEDGLSPSPLHQHRALRPPSLPVHNPPVPADFEDLAPMTSDPNGNINSHPNSLTPEMDRPEDSDRQSPRKSTGITTAEQVRFLCMTLNSCKVKKLDNQTPLQNTCRQEIDHGEGHATDEEKLASTAGVRADRDHNETELGVSDRSEESDCCSMYEDTCQLKNAKLGGSDTEKKTGSEVLDSICISEAEKMTVLTLIRGEIITKEMEANDWRRKYEDSRQEVMEMRKIVAEYEKTIAQMIEDEQRNTMSSQKSLQAVSMEKESALTDLNSVERSLSDMFRRYENMKSTLDGFKKNEEVLKKCAQEYLARVKQEEQRYQTLKLHAEEKLDKANEDIAQVRSKASSESVALTASLRKEQMRVESLEKALQQKTEEIEELTKICDELIAKMGRTD from the exons ttCAGATTCAGAAGGGAACTTTGAGACACCAATGGCGGAGTCTCCAGGTCTGCAGAATGACCTGACCCAGCTGGATAACTCTGCCGACAAAG cccTCACCAGAGATGACGGACAGCTGACGCCCCGTGCCTTCCTGGACAGGAACTCCAATCAGGATGTTTATCCCGCCTCCctccaggaagtccaggatgccCTGAACAACCTCaatagcccctccccctcccagagCAGAGCAGGTTTGGACCAGAACCTGAACCTGATGTTTACCTCCAGACCTGGAGAAGATGGTCTCTCCCCGTCCCCTCTGCATCAGCACCGCGCCCTACGTCCCCCCTCGCTCCCCGTCCACAACCCCCCCGTCCCCGCTGATTTTGAGGATCTCGCTCCTATGACCTCTGACCCCAATGGCAACATCAACTCTCACCCCAACAGCCTGACTCCTGAAATGGACAGACCAGAggactcagacagacagtcacctaGGAAGAGCACAGGCATCAC GACTGCTGAGCAGGTCCGTTTCCTCTGTATGACGCT GAACTCCTGTAAAGTGAAGAAGCTGGACAACCAGACTCCATTACAGAACACCTGCAGACAG gagaTTGACCACGGCGAGGGCCACGCCACAGATGAGGAGAAGCTAGCCAGCACAGCAGgagtcagagcagacagagaTCACAATG AGACAGAACTGGGTGTGTCAGACAGATCAGAGGAGTCAGACTGCTGTTCTATG tatgaggacacctgcCAGCTGAAGAACGCCAAGCTGGGAGGAAGTGACACGGAGAAGAAGACAGGAAGTGAGGTTCTAGACTCAATTTGCATCAGCGAGGCAGAGAAGATGACTGTTCTCACCCTCATCAGAGGGGAG ATCATCACTAAGGAGATGGAGGCCAATGACTGGAGGAGGAAGTATGAGGACAGCAGACAGGAAGTCATGGAGATGAG AAAGATAGTGGCAGAGTATGAGAAGACCATCGCCCAGATGATTG agGACGAACAGCGCAACACCATGAGCTCCCAGAAGTCTTTGCAGGCTGTAAGCATGGAGAAGGAGTCGGCACTAACAGACCTGAACTCAGTAGAGCGCTCGCTGTCCGATATGTTCCGCCGCTACGAGAACATGAAGAGCACCCTGGACGGCTTTAAGAAG AATGAGGAGGTGTTGAAGAAGTGTGCTCAGGAGTATCTGGCCAGAGTCaagcaggaggagcagagataCCAGACACTCAAACTCCACGCCGAGGAGAAACTAGACAA GGCTAATGAGGACATAGCCCAGGTACGCAGCAAGGCCAGCTCTGAGAGTGTTGCTCTGACCGCCAGCCTGAGGAAGGAGCAGATGAGGGTAGAGTCTCTGGAGAAAGCTCTGCAGCAAAAG ACCGAGGAGATCGAGGAGCTCACCAAGATCTGTGATGAGCTCATAGCAAAGATGGGcagaacagactga